From a region of the Gossypium raimondii isolate GPD5lz chromosome 10, ASM2569854v1, whole genome shotgun sequence genome:
- the LOC105777960 gene encoding transcription factor bHLH62, protein MEKDQVFMGEGLNRAAAVQAGWNSCSFGMEMETDELNCVGSCFLNPKWHNSMDQSDPFESALSSMVCSPAASNAGSTNFPASGDNTMMTDLIGKLGNICNTGDISPQSLIKPPNNNNNCSSNTSCYTSPLDSPPKLNLSMMGGNQILKHPSLVPVSADPGFAERAARFSCFNGLNPQVGVTEAEFVQLTRVSTNQSIMVTGSQVHVPDSNKNTLQDGNSCSDKRNSRLSRCSSPENGDSKDESSISEQIPGVGSSIKAQNDANARKRKSMPRGKAKETPSPAAAEAKIAEENNKSTAKRSKQQNDSAKAENKENPKPPEPPKDYIHVRARRGQATDSHSLAERVRREKISERMKFLQDLVPGCNKVTGKALMLDEIINYVQSLQRQVEFLSMKLATVNPRMNANTEALLSKDMFRSRGSLPHSHYPMDSSALAFGLRYQPQQGLPMNNGISNDTQIKFSMNPANAALHKTQRLQLPPVDGISDANPQIGSFWDDDLQSIVQMGFGQNQPQSCQSKHS, encoded by the exons ATGGAAAAAGATCAGGTTTTTATGGGTGAGGGACTAAACAGAGCTGCTGCAGTACAAGCAGGTTGGAATTCTTGCAGTTTTGGGATGGAAATGGAAACAGATGAACTGAATTGTGTTGGAAGTTGTTTTTTGAATCCCAAATGGCATAATTCAATGGATCAGAGCGATCCCTTTGAGTCAGCATTGAGTTCTATGGTGTGTTCTCCAGCTGCATCCAATGCTGGAAGTACTAATTTTCCTGCTTCTGGTGATAATACAATGATGACAGATTTGATTGGAAAATTAGGAAATATTTGTAATACTGGTGATATTTCACCCCAGTCATTGATTAAACcaccaaataataacaacaattgCAGTTCCAACACTTCCTGTTACACTTCTCCATTGGATTCACCACCCAAGCTCAATCTTTCTATGATGGGAGGAAACCAGATACTCAAACATCCAAGCTTGGTACCAGTTTCAGCTGACCCTGGATTTGCTGAGAGGGCTGCTAGATTTTCCTGCTTTAATGGCCTAAATCCCCAGGTTGGAGTGACTGAAGCTGAATTTGTTCAGCTGACCAGAGTTTCCACGAATCAATCCATTATGGTCACTGGATCTCAAGTACATGTTCCAGACAGCAACAAGAACACACTCCAGGATGGAAATTCATGTTCTGATAAGAGAAACAGTAGGCTCTCAAGGTGTTCATCGCCAGAGAATGGTGATTCCAAGGATGAATCTTCAATATCTGAACAGATCCCAGGTGTGGGTTCAAGCATCAAAGCCCAAAACGATGCCAATGCCAGGAAAAGGAAATCAATGCCCAGAGGGAAAGCAAAAGAAACCCCATCTCCAGCAGCTGCTGAGGCTAAG ATTGCTGAGGAGAACAATAAATCCACTGCCAAACGAAGCAAGCAACAAAATGACAGTGCTAAAgcagaaaataaagagaatccCAAGCCACCAGAGCCGCCAAAGGACTACATCCATGTCAGGGCCAGAAGGGGTCAAGCAACTGATAGCCATAGTCTTGCTGAAAGA GTTCgaagagagaaaataagtgAAAGGATGAAGTTCCTTCAGGATCTTGTTCCAGGTTGCAATAAG GTGACTGGCAAAGCACTTATgcttgatgaaattatcaactATGTGCAGTCGTTGCAGCGTCAGGTCGAG TTCTTATCTATGAAGTTGGCTACCGTAAATCCAAGGATGAATGCTAACACGGAAGCCTTACTGTCTAAGGAT ATGTTTCGGTCTCGTGGATCTTTGCCGCATTCTCATTATCCAATGGATTCTTCTGCGCTGGCATTTGGTTTAAGGTACCAACCCCAGCAAGGGCTTCCTATGAACAATGGCATATCCAATGACACACAGATTAAATTCTCAATGAATCCAGCAAATGCTGccttgcataaaacacaaagaTTGCAGCTGCCTCCTGTTGATGGTATTTCTGATGCTAACCCTCAG ATTGGATCATTTTGGGATGATGACCTCCAAAGCATTGTTCAAATGGGATTTGGCCAGAATCAACCACAAAGCTGTCAAAGTAAGCATAGTTGA